From a region of the Lactuca sativa cultivar Salinas chromosome 4, Lsat_Salinas_v11, whole genome shotgun sequence genome:
- the LOC111896480 gene encoding B3 domain-containing protein At3g25182, whose translation MAQDATGINKRVHSACMGYEDDDTDEYYLHAGEDEEEEDEAQREYYRKKIMELYEEKMKKFAREDALAEQIKCEERKKLCKRPTKKIKMEQPKPTTQIVSNQVTQQLEQFITNNEMNAVEERKKWKSTPTIEKNKKVEIVRNKITQELEEFITNELEGTEAKVVIQKTLYKSDLEENQNRLNMPMKQVIRPDEFLRKNEKEDLVNGKEFKVKLWGPRLKKHEKRMVLKMWHMKTTSNYVLKTNWNHFVMANKKDLEINKKVQVWSFRRKEKLCFAIACLDRDVDSQNDAT comes from the coding sequence ATGGCACAGGATGCAACAGGAATTAACAAGCGTGTCCATTCTGCTTGTATGGGATATGAGGATGATGATACTGATGAATACTATCTACATGCCGGGGAGgatgaggaagaagaggatgagGCTCAAAGAGAATACTATCGAAAGAAGATCATGGAATTGTAtgaagaaaagatgaagaagTTTGCTCGCGAAGATGCCTTAGCCGAGCAAATTAAGTGTGAAGAAAGAAAAAAGTTGTGCAAACGTCCCACGAAGAAGATAAAGATGGAGCAACCTAAACCTACTACACAGATTGTGAGCAACCAGGTAACCCAGCAGTTGGAACAGTTCATCACCAATAATGAGATGAACGCAGTTGAAGAAAGAAAAAAGTGGAAAAGTACTCCAACAATAGAGAAGAATAAAAAGGTGGAGATTGTGAGGAACAAGATAACCCAGGAGTTGGAAGAGTTCATTACGAATGAGCTGGAAGGGACAGAAGCGAAGGTGGTGATCCAGAAAACATTGTACAAAAGTGATCTGGAGGAAAACCAGAACAGGTTGAATATGCCGATGAAACAAGTGATCAGACCGGATGAGTTCTTGAGGAAAAATGAGAAAGAAGATTTGGTGAATGGAAAGGAGTTTAAGGTGAAATTGTGGGGGCCAAGATTGAAGAAGCATGAGAAGCGGATGGTGTTGAAGATGTGGCATATGAAGACCACCAGCAACTACGTCCTCAAAACCAACTGGAACCACTTTGTGATGGCGAATAAAAAGGATTTGGAGATAAACAAAAAGGTTCAGGTTTGGTCGTTTCGCAGAAAGGAGAAGCTGTGCTTTGCAATCGCATGTTTGGACAGAGATGTTGACAGTCAAAACGACGCCACTTAA